CACACAAATGTTGAGCCTCCTTAATTACCGATACAGGATGGCATAGATTATCCAGTGGTTTCATGGAATTCATGTCAAGACTCATTGTGGTTTCACCCAAAAAATGCTTAAGTTCTTTATTTCCTCGTCCACCTTTATGCCCAGGTACATCAAAATGGGCCAAACGATTTAATCGTTGCTCTTCAAGGGCTTGATGGATTGGAGTATCTTGTTGAGAAAGTGTCTTCATAGCTGTTCTCATCCTTTCAAAACATTTTTATATTTAAAATTTCCTTTTATGTCCATTTCATGTCGATTTAGTATACACGAAACAAAAATAAAATGCAAGAGTAATATTAAACTTCATTCTTAGTATTACTGTTACTTTGATATAAATTTTTATATTTTTTCAAAAAAAGTTAGGCTATTCTAAGTTTCAACTTTACTAATACTTAACTTAAAAACCTTGGTTTTAAGCCTTTTTTCATTAAATCTAAAAATAAAATAATTTTTTTGAAAAAATATAAAAAAAATTACGCTTGTAAAATTGAAGTCATTTTACAAGCGTAGTTCATAATCAGTTTTATGTATAAATATTAATTTCATACGTATATTTCTTAAAAAAGTCTTAAGCTTCTTTTGTAGATGTTCAATCAAAGAACTTCGTTACTTACGATATTTTCACTTAATAATCTAATTTTCTAGTTCTTACATAATACGAATCAATACCATGTAGACTAACGTTCCAAGTCCAATACTTAATAATGTATTTCGCTTCTTGCTATGTATAAATATTATAAAAAGCACCGCTATAATTTCAGGAATACCATAAGGAGTACTATTAAATTTTATACCCTTTAAACAATATACCACAAGCATCCCACTAGTCGCATAGGGAAGAGTTTTTCCAAGATAATCAATAATCTTTGGAGTATGTTCTCTCCGGCCAAAAATAAGAAATGGTAAAAACCTTGTTAGCATAGCTCCTATAGCAACCATAAGAATAATAATTAATGTCTGTGAGGTTGAAAAAACCATATTATTTGTCATTACTGCACTCATCACAACCGCCCTCTCCTATTCCATGATCAATTTGATTTCGAAAAGCAATCGTAATTACTAAAATGAGTACCATTGCTACTAATATAAAAAAAGTTTGTCCAACAATCAATAACGAAACAATAGAACATACTACACCGATAATGGCTGGAATATGATTTTTCTGCGACTTCCATTGTTCTACAAAGATAACAACAAACAAGGCAGTTAGGGCAAAATCAAGTCCTGCAGTCTCAAACTTTATAAATGAACCAATAAAGGCTCCAAATGCTGTACCAATGACCCAATACAAATAATTTAGTAAGGATACAAAAACATAAAACATAGTTTTATTTGTTCCTTCTTTTGGCGTTGCATTGCATACAACGGAAAAGGTTTCATCACATAATGTAAATATCAAAAAAGGTTTGGCCTTTTTCATACCTTTATATTTTTGCAACATAGATAATCCATAAAATAAATGTCTTGCATTCACTAAAAAGGATAAAAACAAAGCATATACCGGATTAAATGTGGATACTAACAGTGTTATGGAAACATACTGCATGCTGCCACAAAATGCTATCAAACTCATTAAAATAGCAAAAATAGGAGCATATCCTTTACTAGACATTAATACCCCATAAGCAGTTCCAAGAACAATAAACCCAACAAATACTGGTATTGTATATGGAAATGCATCCTTGATAGCAATTTTATACTGTTCACGACGCGTCATAATCCTACTCCTTATCTATGTATATTTGTGTATGTTTATACATTTTCATGTATTCTTCTTTTAAATACTATTCCTTCTATTAAACATCAAACAACCCTATATGTCAAGTATAACCACGGTGGTCAATATATTGTTTTTTACTTCAACACATAATAATAGTTATATTATTACATGTATTATGTATTGTTTGAAAGTGGGAATTAAAATTATTTTTTTAATAAAGAATGGAATCTTATTCACAATGTCCGATGATAATAATGTTGACTTAGGTGATATATTAATAAATGATGGGAAAGTAATTAACATTGCTTCGACAATTGATTCATATGAATTTTCAGATACCAAAATCTTTATTATGCGTGCAGCTATCACCTCCGTGAGGGTATAAAAATGATCAACGCTGTTAAACTTTGCAACGTTGATCAACATATATCTATGCAATTTTTCGTTGATTCAAAATACGATTAATAAATAGCAAATAAATGCTTGTAGATACAATACCCGCTACAATATCTACCACTGGTTCTGTATAAAAGGCTGAATCAACACCAAAGACTGCCGGGAATACAAGTACGCATACAAAGAAAAGAAATTTACGGGATAATGATAATGGTAAGGACATTTTAACAATTCCCATACCTGTAAACCCATCAACGATTGTATACTGTAAGGCAAGTGGAATAATTCCAAGGGTATATACTTTAATTGCCCATCTACAGTATTTCATATACTCAACATTGTTCGTAAACATTTGAACAAATATATCTGGGATGGTATTTGCTATTACCATCATAACACTTGTAAAGATGACTGCAATTAAGGCGATATAACGCTGTGCTTGTTTAATTCTATCAATTTGCTTTGCACCATAGTTATAGCCTAAAATAGCTTGGGTTCCACCTGTAATTCCTCCAAGAGGCATTGTAATAATTAACATAAAGCTTTGTACAATTGTAGCACATGTAACAAGCATGTCCCCATTTTGGACACCGCCATATTTTTGTAAAACCATATTCAAAACAATGATTAATACATTATCAGAGGCTAGAATTATAAATGGTGCAAGTCCCAGTATAAGCACTTGTTTTAAGACCTTAACAGAATAGCCTCCAAAGGTTATTTTAATTGGAACGCGATTACCAAATAATATATATAGAATAAAGAGTGCCGATAGCGCTTGTGAAAGTACAGTTGCAATTGCAGCTCCTTTTACTCCTAGTCCAAACGCAAAAATAAAAATTGGGTCTAATATAATATTAGCCACTGCGCCAATAATTACAGAATACATTCCTATTTTCGCAAAGCCTTGACATATAATAAATTGGTTCATTCCTGCGGCAATGAATGCAAAAACAGTACCTAATACATAGACGCTCATATAATTTTCCGCGTAAACAAATGTTTCCTCACTTGCTCCAAACCACATAATCATTTTATTTTTTAATAGCAAAGTGATAATTGTTAGTACGATACCAATAGAAATAATTCCGATAAAGCAGTTCGCTAAAATCTTTTTTGCCCCTTCTTCATCTTTTTCGCCCATTCTTATGCTTAATAAAGGAGCCCCTCCAATGCCAATCCAAAATGCAAATGATGCAATTAAATTTACGATTGGCCCAGTGACTCCTACACCAGCTAAAGCTGTTTCCCCTATTTCTTTCATGTGTCCAATATACATTCGGTCAACAATACTATAAAGCACACTTACAAATTGCGCTAGCATCGATGGTATTGCTAACCGAAGTACCAGACGTTTTACAGAATCTTTTCCTAAGTCATTCTCAACTTTTCTTCCGCCCATTGTATTCACCTATCATTAATTTATTTGATATAATTCATTGTACCAAATGAAACTATACTAAAATAAAAAAATAAGGTCAATAGGAAAAATAAAAAATTAATTACACTTAGTCATCTCTTCCAAACAAACGAAGTAATCGTAAAAAGATATTAATAAAATCTAGATATAACTCAAGAGCTCCAAACAAAGCAATTGCCGTAGTTGACATACCGATATTAGTCTTAGACATCTCTTTTATCTTTTGCATATCATAAGCTGTAAGCCCAATAAATATAGCCAATCCAACGATAGATATCATAAAATCAAGACCTGAACTCTTCATAAAGATATTAATAACACTAAGTACAATAACCCCTATTAAACCCATCATTCCAATGGATCCAACACTTGTTAAATCACTTTTTGTTACATACCCATAAACTGCCATTAAGCCAAATACAATCGCTGCTATTACAAATACAGAAAAAATTGATCCTATTTCATATACTAAAAATATTGTAGATAGAGTAGCACCATTGATTACTGCATACAGTAAAAATAATGCGCCTGCAAGACCAACTTTCTTTTTCTCAAGTACCCTAGTAGCTGCAAATACAACTCCTAATTCAACTATCAATAAAACAAACATCGACTGGTTGCTTAAGAATTCAGTGAAACCTGTGTCATAAACAATAAATGCAGAAATAGCAGAAACAAATAACCCGATAAACATAAATATAAATGTTTTTGACATAACCAAACTTGTTTCCATAGCATCTATTCTATTAGGTGATGCATATTGATCGTATTTCCCGATGTTATTATCCATTTAAATCACTCCTATTTTTATTCATATTTTAGTGACTATATCACATTATTATTTTACAATATGTACCATTGATATGCAATGTTTTTTATGTACACATTCCTTTTTTCCGCATATGCTGTAGTATTAGCGTATGAATTATATGGAGGCAATTTATATGACAAACTTTCGTTCATTTGAAGGGACGATTATACAAATAGATAATGCCTGGACTGATAGTACAATAAATTCCGGTTGTACTCAACAATTTTCCGTTGTGAATGAATCTGGAGATATGGTTAATTTTATAGTTACCTCAGATACCTATATTTTAGATCATAAAATGTTAGAAATCGGGGATCATGTCATTGGCTTTTATGATGCGAACGCTCCAGTTCCATTTATCTTTCCACCTCAGTACAGAGCAATTGTTATGGCCAGAGTTTCTCGCAGCGAAACTATAGCAGTTGATTATTTTAACAGACAACTGGTAAGTAGCGATGGCTTTTTAAAACTAAACATCGGACCTTCTACAATGATTATGTTAACAAATGGACAGCGCTTTACTGGAAATCCGTCCAACAATAATTTAGTTGTTGTGTATAGTTTCTCTACTCGCAGTATTCCAGCTCAGACAACACCTAGTAAAATTATTGTGCTTTGTTCGAAGTAAAATTAAAGTGCATTGTTTGAAGTAAATATAAAGTACTTTGTTCTTAATAAATGTAAAGTACTTTGCCCGGTGTAAATATAAAGTACTTTGCTCAACGTAAATATAAAGTACATTGCTTAAAGTATATAAATAGCTCTATGCTCAAAGTATATTCCCAAGGCAAATATAAATAATATCTGTTTTTTAAATTGACTGTTTCATACTAATTATGTGTAATTCTATACTCCTCTCCATAACAATAAAAATGGATTTT
The Clostridium sp. Marseille-P299 genome window above contains:
- a CDS encoding branched-chain amino acid transporter permease — encoded protein: MSAVMTNNMVFSTSQTLIIILMVAIGAMLTRFLPFLIFGRREHTPKIIDYLGKTLPYATSGMLVVYCLKGIKFNSTPYGIPEIIAVLFIIFIHSKKRNTLLSIGLGTLVYMVLIRIM
- a CDS encoding Bax inhibitor-1/YccA family protein, whose translation is MDNNIGKYDQYASPNRIDAMETSLVMSKTFIFMFIGLFVSAISAFIVYDTGFTEFLSNQSMFVLLIVELGVVFAATRVLEKKKVGLAGALFLLYAVINGATLSTIFLVYEIGSIFSVFVIAAIVFGLMAVYGYVTKSDLTSVGSIGMMGLIGVIVLSVINIFMKSSGLDFMISIVGLAIFIGLTAYDMQKIKEMSKTNIGMSTTAIALFGALELYLDFINIFLRLLRLFGRDD
- a CDS encoding MATE family efflux transporter, translating into MGGRKVENDLGKDSVKRLVLRLAIPSMLAQFVSVLYSIVDRMYIGHMKEIGETALAGVGVTGPIVNLIASFAFWIGIGGAPLLSIRMGEKDEEGAKKILANCFIGIISIGIVLTIITLLLKNKMIMWFGASEETFVYAENYMSVYVLGTVFAFIAAGMNQFIICQGFAKIGMYSVIIGAVANIILDPIFIFAFGLGVKGAAIATVLSQALSALFILYILFGNRVPIKITFGGYSVKVLKQVLILGLAPFIILASDNVLIIVLNMVLQKYGGVQNGDMLVTCATIVQSFMLIITMPLGGITGGTQAILGYNYGAKQIDRIKQAQRYIALIAVIFTSVMMVIANTIPDIFVQMFTNNVEYMKYCRWAIKVYTLGIIPLALQYTIVDGFTGMGIVKMSLPLSLSRKFLFFVCVLVFPAVFGVDSAFYTEPVVDIVAGIVSTSIYLLFINRILNQRKIA
- a CDS encoding AzlC family ABC transporter permease, with protein sequence MTRREQYKIAIKDAFPYTIPVFVGFIVLGTAYGVLMSSKGYAPIFAILMSLIAFCGSMQYVSITLLVSTFNPVYALFLSFLVNARHLFYGLSMLQKYKGMKKAKPFLIFTLCDETFSVVCNATPKEGTNKTMFYVFVSLLNYLYWVIGTAFGAFIGSFIKFETAGLDFALTALFVVIFVEQWKSQKNHIPAIIGVVCSIVSLLIVGQTFFILVAMVLILVITIAFRNQIDHGIGEGGCDECSNDK